GTGCAGCCCGCAGAGACTGTAAAAGTGACCGGAGGGTCCGCTGATGAAGCCGCCCAGACGTTGAGGTCGCCCTCGATCTGATACGGAAGGCCTTGGGGAACCCATGTGCTGTCTACTTCCAATTTTCCGCCCCTTACATGGACGGCGTCCAGACCGTTGCCCGAGCCTTGATTCCCGGAAGTGTATCCCACGGAGATGGGATGCATATAAACCGCTTCATCCTCATTGTCCGATATAAGGTTATTCCAAAGGGAGGGACGGGATTTGTCGTCGCACCAAACGCCCATGCCCGTGTTGCTGATGACCGTACAGGCTGAAATAACCGGGGAAGCGTCCACCATCCGTATGCCTGCGCCTCCCGCCCCGCCGTGCTGCACCGTGCAATATTCCATGCGGCAGTTGGGGCTGTCCGTCCCGTTTCGAAAATACACCCCGTCCCAATCCCCGGGAACCGCCGGGTCCTGGGCGGAATAGAGTTTGATGGGCGCGCCTTCCGTGCCCACAGCGTGCAAGGCGCCTTTATAATCCCCGTTGCTGTAATAACCCGTATTCAAACCGGCATTGGACGCAAAGGCCATGTTAACGCCGGGCCCCAGCGTCAAAAGGGCGTTTTCTCCGCTTCGATCCGCGTAATAAACGCTAAGATCCCCTGCGATGTAGTAATAAAGGCCCTGGCTCTTCCAGGTTTGGTCCTCTCGAAGAAGTCCCCCTGCAACTTCAATGGCGTCCCGGCCGTTGCCCACGCCCGCGTTGCCGGACATGCCTCCCACACCTACGGGAAAGGTGTATATGGCGGAGGATTGGTTATAGGATATGATGTTGTCTTCAATCGCGGGCGTGACGTTGTCGGCCAACCTGATTCCGTATGCAGAAGAATGGGTCAGGGTGCAATTGCTCACCGGCGGTTCGCAATTGAGGATATAAATGTTGGCGTTATAGGTCAGTCCGCCATAGGAAATGTTGCAGTAATCCAAGGCGGTGGAGGATTCGTCCGTGGACCGGGAGAAGTACAGCCCTTTCCAGTCCCCCGGAGAAGGGGTTTCCGCATAGGACGTAAAGGTGATGGGCTTCTGCTCCGTACCCACGGCGTACAGCGCGCCCATAAAATCGCCGCTGCTGTAATACCCCACGGTAAGGCCGTAACCCGGCTGGAACAAAACCTCCACACCCGGCTCTATGGTCAAAGTCGCCGGCGTTCCGCTTCTATCCGAATAGCGGACCGTGACGTTTCCCTCCAGGACGAATGGCAAGCCCTGGTCATGCCACACGCCCGATTCCATCATGCCTGAGCCGTACACCCGGATTCCGTTTATTCCGTTGCCCGTTCCCTCGCATCCCGTAAATCCGTCCGCGGCGCTGGGATACACATAGGCTGCGCCTTCGGCGTTATCCTCAAAGGTGCAGTCCGAGAGCACAGGCCGTGCGTTCGAGTCCGCGTACAGGCCGTTGGAGGCGGAGTCACGAAAAAAGCAGTTTGTCAACTCCGGGCTGGCTGCCTGACAATACACCATGCCGTCGTAGGTTGCGCCGCCGTATTCAAAGATGGCGTGATCCACAGTGGAATTCGCCGTGGTGTAGTTTGTAAAACGGACCGATTTCCAATCCCCAGGGGCGGGCTCGTCTGCGTTGGAGGAAAAAACCACGGGTTGGGCTTCCGTACCGTTGACGTCCAGCACGCCGTAATAGGGCCCGTAGCTGTATCGCCCGATCACCAGATAAGCGCCCGGCTGGAACAGCACCTCCACCCCGGCCTCAATGGTCAGGGTGGCGGTGGAGCCGCTCCGCTCGCTATGGGCCACGTAAACCACGCCGGACAAAATGTAAGGACTGCCGTCCGTGGTCCAGGTTGTATCCGTGTTGATGTAACCGCTCACGGCGGTTTCGGCCAAAGCCGTATGGGGCAGGATGGAAACCATCAAGGCAAAGGCAATAAGCAGGTTCCGCAGCGGGCGCTTTTTCATGGGCTCACCTGTTACTAAACCGTTAATCGGTTCGTATTAATATTTAGCAGCGTTTTGGGGTGTTTCTTCTGTAGGATAAAAACGCATAACATATTAATTTTTCGATTACCATAGGCTTTTATGTGAAATCCGACACATGCCTGCAAACGAAGCAAATCCCCAAAAGCTGGGCTCTGCGCTCGTTATCGCGCGTTTTTATGGGTCGCCGAACCGGAAAACCCATGGGAAGTGACGGTTCGAAAAGCGTGCTAAAATTTCAGGATAAAATATGGTATTTATATGATTATTTATCTATAGAGAAAGCACTGATTGTTGCAAAAACGCCCAAATCAGGCTATGGAGTAATAGCTCTTTCAAGCCAGGAATAACCTTCACAATTCTTTTTGCTGGAGTGAAAATATGAAGGCAAAAGGACGGCATGAAATCCTCATTGAAAAATACATCGCCGCGTATAACGCATTTGACCTGGAGAGCATGGAGTCCCTTCTCCACCCTGATGTGAAATTTGAGAACATTGCCGACGGAGAGGTCAACGCCTCGGCAAAGGGGTTGGAGGAGTTCATGGCTCTCGCCCGCCAGGGCGCGGCGTTGTTTTCCTTCCGCAAGCAGGAGATTCTCGGAATGACGCAGGAGGAAGACCGGGTGGACGTCAAAATCGCATTTTCCGCAGTTCTAAAGCAGGATCTCCCCGGAGGCCCCAAAGCCGGCGAAACCCTTTCCCTGAAAGGCCGCACCGAGTTCGTCTTTCAGGACGGCAAAATCCGGCGCATTACGGACATAAGCTGATTTGGCGGCGTCCACAGAGGGGCGCAACTACGCTGTTCTTGCAACCCATGCACCTCAAACCACTCGTTCCCATGCTTTGCGTGGGAATACATACGTAAGCATCTGAAATCCATTCTATTTCAAG
The Desulfatibacillum aliphaticivorans DSM 15576 DNA segment above includes these coding regions:
- a CDS encoding nuclear transport factor 2 family protein, with the translated sequence MKAKGRHEILIEKYIAAYNAFDLESMESLLHPDVKFENIADGEVNASAKGLEEFMALARQGAALFSFRKQEILGMTQEEDRVDVKIAFSAVLKQDLPGGPKAGETLSLKGRTEFVFQDGKIRRITDIS